The genomic region CGGATGTATTCTTTCCTGTGGGTATAGCTCATTTTATCAAACAAAGACTTTGCTTCAAGGTTTTCATTAAATACAACAGCAATATCATCAGCAATTTCTACGGTTCTTTCCTCTTTATCTTCAGTAAGATTTACAGAAACCTCATCCCCGAAACTTTTTCCCAGTTGCTTTCGTATGTTCTGGGTTAAACCTAAAATATGACAGTCGGATTTCATTTTAGAAAGGCTGCCGCGATATTCCACTTTATCGTCAAATATAGCTTTAATTTTTACCTGTCCTTTTTTACCAAACAATTCTTCCGCAGAAAAAGGAAACTCTACAAAAGCAGCATTCATGTCTCCGTTTTGCTTTATAATTCCGGTAAATTCTATTTTCTGTTTCATCATAAAGAATTAATATTCAAAAATAAAAAAACCGTGAACGTAAATTCACGGTTTTAAAAAATATATCAGAAAAGATTATTTTACTTTTTTTGTTTTCTTAGGCATTTGAGTAGTTCCTGAATTTTTAGTTTTTGTATCAGGAGGTGTGTTTTCTCCTCTTACAAGCTTTAATTCATCAACCAGTCTTCTTGCTCCTGCATATTTGTCGATAGTCCAGAGAACAAAACGCACATCTACGTTGATTGTTTTCTGCCAATCCTGTTCAAATACGATATCACCGCTTAATGCTTCGCTGTTTCCGTCGAACGCAATACCGATAAGGTTTCCGTCCCCGTCAATTACCGGAGAACCGGAGTTACCTCCTGTAATATCGTTGTTGGAAAGGAAGTTTACAGGCATATATCCTGCAGCATCAGCATACTGTCCGAAATCTTTAAGGTTATAAAGATCAATCACTCTCTGAGGAAGATCGAATTCTTCATCACCTTTCTTGTATTTTCCTACAAGACCTGTCATATCAGTATAATAGTTGTCAGTAACACCAAAGTAGTTTCTGTCATTTCTAACAGGAAGTTTATCTACAGTTCCGTAAGTTAATCTCATGGTAGAGTTAGCATCCGGATAGAATTTTTTCTCAGGCATAGCTTTCATTAATCCGGCTAAGAACAAACGGTTGTTCTTGCTGAAGTTATCATCAACCTTCGAATATTTCTCTGTCATCATTTTCTGATCGGTAACAATTCCGTTTGCGATTTTCCAGAGCGGATCGGCATCAAGTTTCAATGCGTCCGGGCTTAGTAAGAAATTCGTAGCAGAAGTCTTGTTCGCGAAAATTGAAGAGTAAGCTACATTAGAAAGCGTTTTGGAGTCTAATTCTAAAATAGTAGGAGATGCCACTTCTTTATTTTTTACTCTTGACTGGTAAAGTCCGGCCATAGAAGCAAGCATTTCTCCTTCAAGAGACGGGTTGAAGTTTTCATAAGCAGCTTTGATGGCAGCTTCAGTTTTAGCTTTCATTGCCAGTCTTCCCTGCATATCCTGTGCAGCATAAGCTTTAAGTACAGATCCTACCTGTAGGGCAAGAGTGATGTATTTTGCATTTCTTGAGAATTGTGTAGCATAGTTTCTTTCAACATTTCTGTCTGAAACCTGCTTGTAATATGCTCCGATATCTTCTAAAACACCATCATATTCAGCATTCCCAGGTAGTGCAGACCATTTTCTGTAAGTATCCTCAATCTTTTGTTTGTCAGAGATGGTTCCGTTTTTGTCTACGGCATCAATAGTTCCCTGTCTGTTTTTCCAGTAGTTTGCTACAGAAGCATATTGGGAAGCATAGTTAAGCTGAGTTGCTTTATCCTTGTCCATATACTTTTTCATAACGTCCATAGCCAGTTTGGAAGCTTCTACCCAAGCCGGATAGTCTTTGTTTACCATTTGCTGGATTCCGTAAGAAGTAAGGTAACGGTTTGTTCTTCCAGGGTACCCTAAGATCATAGAAAAATCCCCAGGCTTGATTCCTTTAAGAGAAACCGGAAGGAAGTGCTTAGGCTTCAACGGAACATTGCTTGGAGCGTATTCTGCAGGGTTGCCTGCTGCATCTCCGTATACTCTGAATACTGTGAAATCCGCAGTATGTCTTGGCCATTCCCAGTTATCTGTATCACCCCCGAATTTACCCAATGATGAAGGAGGTGCACCTACCAATCTGATATCTTTGTAATCCTGGTATACGAAATAGTAAAATTCGTTTCCGTTGAAGAAATCTTTTACCACTACAGTATATTTCCCGTTTTCAGAGTTTTCAGTCTGGATTGCTTTTGTTTCAGCATCAATAACTGCTTTTCTCTCTGCCCCGGTCATATTGTTATTTAGCTTGGAATTGATTCTCTGTGTAGCATCATCCATTCTAACTAAAAATCTTACATAAAGATCTTTTGCATTGAATTCATCTTTCTGCTTCATAGCCCAGAATCCGTTTTTCAGATAATCTTTTTCCGGAGTGGAAGCTGCTGCAACAGCACCGTAACCACAGTGGTGGTTGGTAAAGATAAGTCCTTTATCAGAAACAATTTCTCCGGTACAGAAGCCTCCGAAGCTCACAATAGCGTCTTTTAAGCTTGAGTTGTTTACCGAATAAATTTCTTCAGGTGTCAAATGCAGTCCTTCTTTTTGCATATCGACCCCGTTAAGTCTTTTGATGAGCATTAACAGCCACATCCCCTCATCCGCCCTCATCTGAGCAAAGCCAAGTAAGAAAGTGAACAGTAGAAATAGTCTTTTCATTTTATAAAAAATTTTTGTGTCGCTAATTTACTAATTTTTACGATATTCTGTTCCGGAATGGTATGAAAATGGGAGGATAAACCGTATGAAAAAAATACTCCTGTCTTTTTTTGCAATTTTACTTTTAGGAACCGTAATCAGATGTTCTTCGGTTCCGGAAAAAAATCCGGGACTTCAGAGACAATGGATGCTTGTTTCTTTTGATGCATTTTCTAAAGATGAGCTGATTAAAAATAAGGCAGAAATTAATCTCACTGGCAATATGGAGAAAGGGAAAATTAAGGGTAAAGCTAATATGGGATGTAACAGTATATTTTTTACTTCCGGGTTTAAAAATGGAGGAAAAATAAAGATTTCAGGAGTTGGGAGCACATTGAAAGCCTGTCAGAATATGGATCTGGAAAATGCTTTTATTCAAAAATTTGACAAAATGAATCATTATTCTGTAGATGGGCATTTTCTTACATTATCCGATAACAGCGGAAATTCTATGAAATTTGTAGCTGCAGATTGGGACTAAAAAATACATTCTGGAACGAAAATTTAAAGATGTAAATAAGTTATTGAATCTTGAAAAAATAAAAAGTCCGCGCTGGAGCGGACTTTCTGTTTGAAATCTGGTTTTGTTATCAGTTTTTTGGAATAGTCTTCTTTATTTCTTCCAGGGTTGCCGTATTAGGAAGACCTACAACGTTGCTATTTGTGTTCCTAGAATGTACTGTGCCGGTTCTGGTTGCCTGTCTGTTGGGAATTGAAGCTTTCAGTTCAGCTAAAGTTGCCGTATTGGGCAGTAATTTTCCCGAAGCATTATTTGAAGTAGAAGCTGGAGCTTTTGTGTCCTGTTTTTTTACTTCAAGCCCCTGTTCTGAGGCTAATGTGGTTACAGTCTGCTTTTGGGGAGCATTTTCCTGTGCTGATTTTGCAAGTTGAGCCTCCCTCTCTCTGAGCTGTTTTACAACCTGTGCCTGATCTTCAGATTCCGGAGTTTTCTTGTTTTCCTGAGCATAAACAGATATGCTTACTGCTAAAAACGCGATGATATATAGTGATTTCATGATGATTTATTTAATGTTTACCAATACTTTAATTGTACCAATAGAGTTTTGGTCGTAGTCCTGAAGCGCTTTGCCAATCACTTGCCCTATTTTCACTTTTTTAGGATTGGCTCTCATGGCTGTTCCCGCTTTTGATGAAGTAACTAAAAGGTCTCCTCTTTTAATTTTACCGCCTTCAAGGCAAACTTTTGTAGGGATGACTCCAATAACGCCCATCGGAACTTTTCCTGTAAGCTCAGAATCTATATTCTCTTCAGTGAGAAGCACGCCTGGTTTTGTTGCATAAACTCCGGCTACGAGGTTAGAATAAGGTTTGGAAGACTTTTCTACTGTACGGTCTGAATCTGTTGAGATAATTAAAATATCTCCAGGCTCATATTCCGAAGTATTTCCTTCTACGTCAAAGGCTTCTGCAACGTCTGCACCACTGGTTTGGGTTCCGCCATTAAAGAAACCTCTTCCTGCTTTATTAATACGGGCTACGTTTACTGAAGCACTCTGAAATACTGAAATATTACCTGATGGCCCCTGATGGTTAATAAGCAGTGTAGAGCCTGTACCGGTAGTCGTTACATGTACTACAGGCTGCCCGTTGGCATTATTAAAGTTGGCAAATCTACCGGCTTTACCAGTCCCAAAATTAGGAATAAAGCCTGAGACCGCATTACCGGTTCCATCACATGATGCTTCAATACCATCACCACTACCTCCGGCATTGGCGGTAATACCATTTCCATTGCCTTCTGTAAGGGCCAGTAGGGCTGGCCCGTTGCCGCTGGCATTAGAGGAATAGAATAATCCTCCGTATCCTCCTGTACCAGATGAAAGACCAAACACCCCTGCAGTACCGAAGTTGGCAAACATAGAATTCACCTCACCCTTTACGGCAGGCGAAGTACCGGTAGTACGGTTAACTATGAAGTTACCTGCGGTACCGTTACCAATAGTTTTTACAGATATTACATCGCTTGTATTGTCTTCATTGAAAATCTCGAATCTGCCTGCGCGTCCGGTTGC from Chryseobacterium shigense harbors:
- a CDS encoding META domain-containing protein codes for the protein MKKILLSFFAILLLGTVIRCSSVPEKNPGLQRQWMLVSFDAFSKDELIKNKAEINLTGNMEKGKIKGKANMGCNSIFFTSGFKNGGKIKISGVGSTLKACQNMDLENAFIQKFDKMNHYSVDGHFLTLSDNSGNSMKFVAADWD
- a CDS encoding S46 family peptidase, which codes for MKRLFLLFTFLLGFAQMRADEGMWLLMLIKRLNGVDMQKEGLHLTPEEIYSVNNSSLKDAIVSFGGFCTGEIVSDKGLIFTNHHCGYGAVAAASTPEKDYLKNGFWAMKQKDEFNAKDLYVRFLVRMDDATQRINSKLNNNMTGAERKAVIDAETKAIQTENSENGKYTVVVKDFFNGNEFYYFVYQDYKDIRLVGAPPSSLGKFGGDTDNWEWPRHTADFTVFRVYGDAAGNPAEYAPSNVPLKPKHFLPVSLKGIKPGDFSMILGYPGRTNRYLTSYGIQQMVNKDYPAWVEASKLAMDVMKKYMDKDKATQLNYASQYASVANYWKNRQGTIDAVDKNGTISDKQKIEDTYRKWSALPGNAEYDGVLEDIGAYYKQVSDRNVERNYATQFSRNAKYITLALQVGSVLKAYAAQDMQGRLAMKAKTEAAIKAAYENFNPSLEGEMLASMAGLYQSRVKNKEVASPTILELDSKTLSNVAYSSIFANKTSATNFLLSPDALKLDADPLWKIANGIVTDQKMMTEKYSKVDDNFSKNNRLFLAGLMKAMPEKKFYPDANSTMRLTYGTVDKLPVRNDRNYFGVTDNYYTDMTGLVGKYKKGDEEFDLPQRVIDLYNLKDFGQYADAAGYMPVNFLSNNDITGGNSGSPVIDGDGNLIGIAFDGNSEALSGDIVFEQDWQKTINVDVRFVLWTIDKYAGARRLVDELKLVRGENTPPDTKTKNSGTTQMPKKTKKVK
- a CDS encoding DUF1905 domain-containing protein — its product is MKQKIEFTGIIKQNGDMNAAFVEFPFSAEELFGKKGQVKIKAIFDDKVEYRGSLSKMKSDCHILGLTQNIRKQLGKSFGDEVSVNLTEDKEERTVEIADDIAVVFNENLEAKSLFDKMSYTHRKEYIRWIEEAKKPETRENRKIRMIEMILNGKKGV